Proteins from a genomic interval of Haemorhous mexicanus isolate bHaeMex1 chromosome Z, bHaeMex1.pri, whole genome shotgun sequence:
- the PRXL2C gene encoding peroxiredoxin-like 2C, whose translation MAGPPAPPVTQQVGRARGCGRRPEQEPLREAARCLVLDADGSSVPFQALYAEQKAIVLFVRNFLCYTCKEYIEDLAKVPKAFLQESNVRLIVIGQSSYHHIKPFCSLTGYTHEMYVDPQREIYKILGMKRGEGNKASVRSPHVKSNTLLGSIRSIWRAMTGPAFDFQGDPAQQGGALIIGPGNEVHFLHLDKNRLDHVPINTVLQLAGVKTVNFSNKPEIIDI comes from the exons ATGGCCGGGCCGCCGGCGCCGCCGGTCACGCAGCAGGtcgggcgggcgcggggctgcgggcggcggcCGGAGCAGGAGCCGCTGCGGGAGGCAGCCCGCTGCCTGGTGCTGGACGCGGACGGGAGCAGCGTCCCCTTCCAGGCCCTGTACGCGGAGCAGAAAGCGATCGTGCTATTCGTGCGG AACTTTTTGTGTTACACCTGTAAGGAGTACATAGAAGATCTGGCAAAAGTCCCCAAGGCATTTTTACAA GAATCGAATGTGAGGCTTATAGTTATTGGACAGTCATCATATCATCACATCAAG CCCTTTTGCAGTTTAACTGGGTATACACATGAAATGTATGTAGATCCACAAAGGgaaatttataaaatacttGGGATGAAAAGAGGCGAAGGTAATAAAGCATCAG ttCGGAGCCCTCATGTGAAATCAAACACTCTTCTGGGAAGTATTAGGAGTATATGGAGAGCAATGACTGGCCCAGCTTTTGATTTTCAAGGAGAccctgctcagcagggaggAGCTTTGATTATAGGCCCAG GCAACGAAGTTCATTTTTTGCACCTTGATAAAAACAGGCTGGATCATGTTCCCATTAATACAGTCTTGCAGCTGGCAGGAGTTAAAACAGTGAATTTCTCAAACAAGCCCGAGATTATTGACATATGA